From the genome of Carassius auratus strain Wakin chromosome 29, ASM336829v1, whole genome shotgun sequence:
ATCtaacaataaaatatcaaatattttagaaCATTGCAGTCAATAAATCAGACCATTTTCATAATCAGAAACAGAAGGAATATCATTAAAGTGAAAATAATTATCAATGACTCGAGATTCAAATGTtgacaataaaaagaaaacacatattAAATAGCCAagtattaaagtgtttaaaaattgTCCAAtatcaaatttaattaaacatttaatgttgcTTTGTTATCATGTAAAATAATGTGTGGAGATATATACATTTGGAGAACTTACACTTATAgttttttgtaacatcataacaaTGACtatataaatggaaaataaatatagaCATAACAACACAATGGATGGATTTCATGGGAAAACTAAATAATATTCACTTTCAGACATATTACTAGGAAAATACCTTCATATGTTTAACATTNNNNNNNNNNNNNNNNNNNNNNNNNNNNNNNNNNNNNNNNNNNNNNNNNNNNNNNNNNNNNNNNNNNNNNNNNNNNNNNNNNNNNNNNNNNNNNNNNNNNCCCCCTCACCTGTGCCCCGCTCACCTGTGCCCCCTCACCTGTGCCCCCGCTCACCTGTGCCCCCGCTCACCTGTGCCCCCCTCACCTGTGCCCGCTCACCTGCTGCCCCCTCACCTGTGCCCCCCCACCTGGCCCCCCTCACCTGTGCCCGCTCACCTTGCCCCTCACCTGTGCTCTTCATCCGCAGGGCGAGAGGAGGTTCCTGACCTTCTACCTGCCCAAGCTGCTGATCGTGGGGCTGCTGTGGCTCTCGGCCGTCACCGCTGGGAATCTGGAAACGTGAGACACCTGCTGCTCTTTACTCAGTGCTGCTGTCTGATGACATCCTCATCatctttctattattattattgttattattattattattgttattattattagggtgaACGAGCTGCAGGACCCCACGTATCAGTACAAAGTGGACATCCAGAACTTCCAGGTGAGTTTCTTTCAGCTGCGAAATAatccaaataaattaatacttattatattactgaaataaatgtcaCACTAAGaaataaactgaatgaatgaaatagaagtataaaacaaatttaaagtcACTGTGCAGTATAAATCACATCATGATTCAGATGATAAAAAAAGTCgtttaatttgaaaaatacagtaaaaatgtaaatgttaaaaattgcTGCAGGGCATGAAGATCTTCTTCCTGCTGCTGGTGTCTGTGTATGTGCTGTATCTGCTGTTCCTGGTGCTGCGCGCCTGCTCCGAGCTCAAGAACACACCCTacacaggtgacacacacacaccctacacaggtgacacacacaccctacacaggtgacacacacaccctacacaggtgacacacacacaccctacacaggtgacacacacacaccctacacgggtgacacacacaccctacacgggtgacacacacaccctacacgggtgacacacacacaccctacacgagtgacacacacacacacaccctacacgggtgacacacacaccctacacaggtgacacacacacaccctacacaggtgacacacacacaccctacacaggtgacacacacacaccctaaacAGGTGACACACACCCTACacgggtgacacacacacacaccctacacgAGTGACACATACACCCTACacgggtgacacacacacacacaccctacagAGGTGACACACACGggtgacacatacacacacacacacacaccctacacgGGTGACACACACACCCTACAAGGGTGACACACACGggtgacacatacacacacacacacacacccacaccctaCACgggtgacacacacatacacacacacaccctacacgggtgacacacacacacacaccctacacgggtgacacacacacacaccctacagaggtgacacacacagacacacacacacacactctacacagttgacacacacacactgacacacacccTACACGGGTGACACACACACCCTACacgggtgacacacacacacacatacacacacaccctacACGGGTGACACACATACACCCTACacgggtgacacacacacacatcctacacgggtgacacacacacacactctacacaggtgacacacacacacactctacacgggtgacacacacacacaccctacacgggtgacacacacatacacacacaccctacACGGGTGACACCCACATACACCCTACACACACCCTACACGGGTGATACACACATCCTAAACgggtgacacacacatacacacacaccctacACGGGTGACACAAACTCACACACCCTACACgggtgacacaaacacacacatcctacacgggtgacacacacacacacacacaccctacatGGGTGACACACACACCCTACacgggtgacacacacacacacacaccctacacgggtgacacacacacaccctacacgggtgacacacacacacacattctacacggttgacacacacacacacacacacacacacacacacacacacactgacacacacccTACACGGGTGACACACACACCCTACacggataacacacacacacacacacacacacaccctacatgggtgacacacacatacacacacacacaccctagacgggtgacacacacacacaccctacagaggtgacacacacacaaacacacacacacacacaccctacacgggtgacacacacacaccctacacgggtgacacacacacacacattctacacggttgacacacacacacacacacacacacactgacacacacccTACACGGGTGACACACACACCCTACacggataacacacacacacacacacacaccctacatgggtgacacacacatacacacacacaccctagacgggtgacacacacacacacaccctacagaggtgacacacacacaaacacacacacacacacactctacacgggtgacacacacacaaacacacacaccctacacaggtgacacacacacaccctacacaggtgacacacacacacaaacacaccctacacgggtgacacacacatacacacacacaccctagacgggtgacacacacacacacaccctacagAGGTGACACACacgggtgacacacacacacacacacacttacgggtgacacacacacaaacacacacagcctacACGGGTGACACACACACCCTACACgggtgacacacaaacacaccctacACGGGTGACACACACATCCTATACACgggtgacacacacatacacacacaccctagacgggtgacacacacacacacactctacacgggtgacacacacacaaacacacacaccctacacaggtgacacacacacaaacacaccctacACGGGTGACACACacaccctacacacacacacacacacactgtggggGGGCTGAAGCCCCAGGGAGGTGGCCTGTGATTGGCTGATCATATAAACGCTGTTATTTAGTGGAGGTTTTCACACATTATCATTAGAGACAGATCTGGGTTAGCATTCAAATTAGCATCAGAAATCTAGATATGATAATAGTCCTGTATGAAGCGAGTCttctgatgattattattattcatgtttgcGCAGACCTGCGTCTGAAGTTCCTGACGGCGCTGACACTGCTGGTGCTGCTGATCaggtacacgcacacacactcactcacacgcacacacacacacacacacacacacacacacacacacacacacacactctctctcacacacgcgcacactctctctctctctctctctctctctctctctctctctcactcactcactcactcactcacactcactcactcactcactcactcacacacacacacacacacacacacacacacactctctctctctctctctctctctcacgcacacacacacacactctcacacacacacacactctctctctctctctctcacacacactcactcgcacgcacacacacactctcacacacacacactctctctctctctctctctctctctctctctctctctctctctctctctcacgcacacacactcaggcGACTCAAGGCCGTTTCCTCTTCCTGTCTCTCAGTCTGCTCATCCTGTACCTGAGGTTCGGATCTAAAGCTCTGCAGGATAACTTCGTCTCTGAACTCTCCACTCACTACCAGAACTATATCCTTCCAGATCAATGACTCTCGACCAATAACAGATGCTGAGACTCATCGGGACGTGTGATTGGCTCACAGCAGTGTGATGCTCCTCCCAGGATCCCATTGTAGTTTTTATAACTGTTTAGAGTTCGTTTTATATTTGCAGAGTTTTAGTAAGTTTACTGttttgtctttctttattttcatttcaattttatttttatctttttagagcATAAATTTcaactaaatacaaataatagaaaaatattttaagttaacagttttttttatttacagtaacaaatattttaaggttcaggtgtgtgtgtgtgtgtgacgtggtTTTCCTGAGTGTTTCTCCACCAGCTGAGTTCCTGTCCTTCTACGGTCTGCTGAACTTCTATCTCTACACGCTAGCGTTCGTCTACTCGCCCTCCAGGAGCGCTCTGTACGGTGAGTTCATCAGCAgcgctgtgtgtttctgtgctgaACCTGCCGCTGCTCacacagacgtgtgtgtgtgtgtgtgtgtgtgtgtgtccagactCGCAGCTGAAGGACAATCCTGCCTTCTCCATGCTCAACGACTCAGATGATGAGGTGATTTACGGGTAGGTTCCTCTCATCACAACTCCATCCGTCCTCTCCATCCTCTGATCCTGATCTGTTTCTCTGAAGGAGTGATTATGAGGAGATGCCTCTTCAGAACGGCCGCGCCATCAAAGCCAGCGCCAGACACCAGGATGAGAGCGAGAGCGACTGAAAGCGGAGTGACTCCGGATCGCTGCTGATGTGTGTGAACAGATTTTAAAGCTACAGTGTTGTGTGTTTGGAGGCCGGCTGTGACTGAAGATCAGTGTTTCTGGGGTCGCCTCTAAATAAAGGAGaagaatgaaatgtgtttattctcCAGAAGCACATCTCAGTCCTGTAACGAGGAAGATCACACACGACGAACAAACCTTCAGTTCAGTCACAGTGATGGAAGGTGTACGTTTACAGAATGTATTTAAgtataaacacaaaaaaagtgtaaatattttcatataaatgttttttttttttttttttttgcaatgcagtaATGACAGTGTAGGgtgaaatgtgtttaattgtcatgaaaagaAGTGTATTAAGGGTCTCAGATTATTTTTTCGTTAGATTTCCGAGTGATATTTCTGGGAACTTCTTGACCGTGTTTAAGCCTCGTTTCTTCTCCATGAATGATGCAGAGAAGtgattatgtgcatttatttctgatgatttctgcCTCGTTTGAGCCGTTTTGCCAAGATCCAGATCCTGTGTGAATTCTCTTCTCACATTCCTTTTTTTTACGTTTCTCTCTTGCTGTCTGTTTTTGTgtatttctgattctgatcacTTCCTGTTTGAAGCTGTAATGATGGGACTGGACTGTGCTCCTGAAGCGATGTTTGTAGAcgtgtgtgatgatgatgatgatgatgatgtgatcACTGGACTTCATCATCCCTCGGTCCAGACGTCCAGCTTCTGAATGTGGAATAAAAGCTCCAGATGTTTTCCAGAGGTGACTTCATGTGTTTTTATTGAAGGTGTGATTGTTTGAGGCTGAACACAAGAGTTTATTCTCCAGCGGAGCAGAACACATAAAAACATCATCTCCTACATCATTATCCTGACTTTACAACTGCAACAGAAGGCCAAAGCTCTACGTCTTTTTCTCATAAACAGACAAAATGTGACAGATTAGTAAAcctaataaatatttactattaggagatatatatatatttatatatattttttttagtaatatgAAACTAAATGTATTTCTGGAAACTTTTTTCAAAGACTTAATGAAGAATAATATCATGCTGGAATATTGCTTTGACTTTGCACatctaaaatctaaataaaagtatggtTAATAAAATACTCTGTACTTTCTGGCAAGATCCTGTCAAAGTAATAATGTGAATAGACGCCTTCCTTAGACGCTACACACAGCGGGGTGACTGATTATTTCAGATGAATAGCGCTGTGTGTTTTGTGAAAGGCGCGGCTGTAAACGCGCTTCATGTTTGTGTCCAGCAGGCGGCAGTAGCGCACTAACAGCACTGcggaatcatgggtaatgtagttctcGCCAGGAATTCCGCTGTTAAACAggattatttaataaacataatatgtAATTAACAAATTAGAACCAGCTGACTTCAACAAAAGAATAAACTATGGATTAATACTCTCGTAGCTCAAAGTAGCTCTGTCTTTAAAGGTTTAATAAGTTAAAAATCAACCACTatgaagaaaatgaatgggatttttacttccgGAACTGGACTGTTCATATTTTCTATTCTCtagaaatttttttatttctaattataataattcaagtACTAAAGCTTATGGAAGATGATTCACATTACATTTCAGATGACGTATGgacaagcttttattttaaaataaaataaaagtaaattgtaataaatattcaaataaattcacCTGTATTTGCTTCAGATTTATTATGATCACTTGATAAACTATAAAAACATAGATCAATAGAGAAGTGGTAAAGTGTGCGCGCTGTGTCGCCCTCTAGTGCCGCAGATGCGCTACAGCTACACCAGcatccagcagcagcagctcgaTAAAGAGCGTCACGGTCCGAGCTTACAGAGACAAATCCAGTTCACACCCGAGAGGAAACCAGCGCTTCATTCATCAGTGATTGTCCTCTTGAACATTTAGAGCTGTGAGCATCcctgatcagtgtgtgtgtgtgtgtgtgtgtgtgtgtgagagagagagagagagagagagagagagagagagagcatcatcaccatcatcatccagCGGAGGACAAAGGCACAGAAATGGGTCACAGCAGCGGCTGATCTCAGGGTAAGTGTTTGATCTCCATCGTTTGCTGAAGCTTCACTGTGTTCAGATCGAAGCGTTATTTCACACGATGTGAGTcttaatgtgtttgtgttcttGAATCGGTGTCTGTTTCAGGGTTTTGTCGACGCGGATAACAGGACATTATGTGATTCGCTCGTTGTCTTTTGTTGATCGTGTCGATGAGCGAATTAAACCCGTGATTAATTTTATTAACCTCACATTCACACTTTAAACCAGATAACGTGgctttaataataaatatccGGGCTGATGCTGGTTTTTAGGTGTTCTGTGTTTCATAAGGGTTGCATCACGATGATGGCCCACACACACTGGACACTTTTCCATTGATGCTCAGTCTCCATGGTGACCAGCGGCAGCATCAGCACCACATTACACCACACCACAATCACATAACAGTACACCACATCACAGATGCATCACACCACACCACAATCACATAACAGTACACCACATCACAGATGCATCACACCACATCACAGTCACATCACAGTACACCACATCACAGATGCATCAAACTACATCACAGTCACATCACAGTACACCACATCACAGACATATCACACCAAATTACAGTCACATCACATTCACATCACAGTACACCACATCA
Proteins encoded in this window:
- the LOC113047913 gene encoding transmembrane protein 181-like, coding for MKIFFLLLVSVYVLYLLFLVLRACSELKNTPYTDLRLKFLTALTLLVLLISLLILYLRFGSKALQDNFVSELSTHYQNSAEFLSFYGLLNFYLYTLAFVYSPSRSALYDSQLKDNPAFSMLNDSDDEVIYGSDYEEMPLQNGRAIKASARHQDESESD